Proteins co-encoded in one Euleptes europaea isolate rEulEur1 chromosome 1, rEulEur1.hap1, whole genome shotgun sequence genomic window:
- the LOC130474791 gene encoding zinc finger protein OZF-like has protein sequence MEENFSPEEARSQLVTKRKLLKMLSLSPGHSHSRGAEVREKKIQSMTWPVKPVQTIKKRKVFLVHRGTQTEEIPDICIECGKVFIQNSSLVSQWQAQPEDKPHKCSECGKSFTVRSSLNRHQRIHTGEKPYICLDCGKRFNDKSNLTQHQRIHTGEKPYECIDCGKSYSRSSHKKKHLKDAVEEQMETCAPDEDGADVSGGGSEKPKPKQKPEVLNTCSECLRSFSHNADLIKHMRIHTGEKPYKCNICEKSFNVSSNLFRHQRIHTGEKPYVCSECGNCFTDKSTLVQHHRIHTGEKPYACRYCGKCFSHSSHHKRHEKIHNRENPLFAYPVPLF, from the coding sequence ATGGAGGAGAACTTTAGCCCGGAGGAGGCTCGATCGCAGCTCGTGACCAAACGTAAACTCCTTAAGATGTTAAGCTTAAGTCCCGGACACAGTCACTCTCGCGGAGCTGAAGTGAGGGAGAAGAAAATTCAGTCCATGACATGGCCGGTGAAACCCGTTCAAACCATCAAGAAACGCAAAGTCTTTTTGGTCCATCGGGGGACTCAGACGGAAGAGATCCCTGACATTTGCATCGAGTGCGGGAAAGTGTTCATCCAGAACTCGAGCCTAGTCAGTCAGTGGCAGGCGCAGCCTGAGGACAAACCACACAAGTGCTCCGAATGCGGGAAAAGCTTTACAGTCCGCTCCAGCCTGAACcggcaccagagaatccacacaggggagaagccttataTATGTCTCGACTGTGGCAAACGGTTCAATGATAAATCCAACCTCACGCAGCACCAGCgaatccacacaggtgagaagcCCTACGAGTGTATCGACTGTGGCAAAAGCTACAGCCGCAGCTCACACAAGAAGAAACACCTGAAGGACGCAGTGGAAGAACAGATGGAGACCTGTGCCCCGGATGAGGATGGTGCCGACGTCAGCGGTGGCGGCAGCGAGAAACCGAAACCAAAGCAGAAGCCGGAGGTGCTGAACACCTGCTCAGAATGCCTACGGAGCTTCAGCCACAACGCTGACCTTATCAAACACATGCgcatccacacaggggagaagccctaCAAGTGCAACATCTGCGAGAAGAGCTTCAACGTCAGCTCCAACCTCTTCAGACACCAGAGGATCCACACGGGCGAGAAGCCGTACGTGTGCTCCGAGTGTGGGAATTGCTTCACTGACAAATCCACCCTGGTTCAGCACCACCggatccacactggggagaagccttaCGCGTGCCGGTATTGCGGCAAGTGTTTCAGCCATAGCTCCCACCACAAGAGACACGAGAAGATCCACAACAGAGAGAACCCATTGTTCGCTTACCCTGTCCCGTTGTTTTAA